TGCAGATCACCAGAACCTGGACTCTCAGCTTGACGCTCTGGTTTCTGCAGGTTTCCGGAAAAATGAGATCCTTGTAGATGTCGAGAGCGGAACACATGACGGCAGGAAGGCCTATCAGGACCTGTGTGAGCTCATCAGAAAAGGCAATATCTCGGAAGTCTGGGTATATCGTATTGATCGCCTGGGAAGAAATCACTATGAACTTGTTTCTTTTTTGAAGCTCCTTGAAGATTCTGGATGCGAACTTATCAGCCTGTGTGAACCGTTCGTGAAAGAGTGGAGATCTTTCAGTTGGGCATTCCGTGCAACCTGGGAAGCACTCGGTGATGCACGCTATGAGCTCATGAGATTGAAGGAACGACAGAAGGCAGGCATTACTGCAGCAAAAGGAAGGGGGAAACATCTTGGAAGACCAAGGAAAAAAAAGTCATAAAATAGTCATAAAAAAGAACCTTGCCTCCAGCTAGGCACAAATCCATGAGGACACATACCTATCATATCAGCTTCATTGAAATCTGGCTCGTCATGTGATTCTGATACAAAGGAACAGTTTCTTACAGCACATTTTGTACATTTCCAAATTTCCATACAATAACCTATCCCGGATTCTTTAAAAGCGTTACTTTCCTTTTTGTACACCTTGCAACTGATACTGATTATATCCCCAGCTGAGCTGGTCCTGGAGAAAGGCCTTTCTTTGAAACTAACCTAAAAAGGAAAAAAGGAGGTTTGGTGTTGGTGGTGGAGTGACAATAGGATGCCGCACCACCCAAGGATGTCAGCAATGTTCAACCATTGATTTGAACATTGCAAGGCCATCTGCAGACCCGAGGATGTCTTCAGAAGCACGCTCAGGGTGTGGCATCAAACCCACTACATTCCCTTCGGAATTGCTTATTCCCGCAATGTTGTTTCGGGAACCGTTTGGATTTGCTTCCCCTGTAGCATTCCCTTTTTCATCGACATATCGAAAAGCAACCTGATTATTCTCTTCGAGATTTTCCAGCCCTAAGTCATTGATGTAATAATTGCCATCTTTGTGAGCAATCGGAATACGGACAATCTGCCCTTCCTTAAAACCGGAAGTAAAGGGAGTATTAGTATTTTCAACCCTGAGATATGTCCATTCACATCTGAATTTTGGATAGCGGTTGGTAGCAAGCGCACCGTCAAGAAGACCTGATTCAGTTAGTATCTGGAAACCATTGCAAATTCCAAGTATTGGTTTTCCGTCTTCGGCCATTCTGCGAACGGAATCCATTATTGGAGTTCTGGAAGCAATAGCCCCTGAACGCAGGTAATCGCCATAGGAGAAACCTCCTGGAATTACTGCTCCTTCATAGTCACTGAGGTCCGCATCCTTATACCATACAAGATTGGCATCTGCACCCACTACATCTTTCAATACATGCAGTACATCAAGGTCGCAATTACTTCCACCAAACTGCACGATTGCGATGCTCATTCAATCTCCCTCAAATCAATGGTATAATCATGGATAATAGGATTGGCAATTAATTTCTGGCACATCTGGTCAATTTGATCACGTGCCATGTCGGAAGACTCAGCTTCAAGTTCAATAAGGTATTCTTTTGCACTCCGGACACTGTCAGGGAAATAGCCAAGGTGTTCAAGAGCACGTTTGATTGTGGTACCTTCAGGATCCAGCATCCCTGCTTTGAGTTTAACGGTAACTTCTGCGGAATAGCGCATTGTAGGGCCTCTTAATAATTCTGATATGAGTAGTATAAAACAATCAGGCAGGTTAAACACCTGCAATTTGGTATATAACCTTTATTCACAATCTCTCTTTTGCGGAAATAATCCTCTGTAATAGTGTTACATGAGTGATAAGGGCAATGAATGCTAAAATCGGTCCGAGGAAACCGGTGAAAGCAGCAATTATCAAAAGGATCATACGTTCGGAACGCTCGGCAATTCCCACATTTAAAACACCGGAACCGGCAGCTTCAGCCCTTGCACGAGTATAGCTCACTAAAAAAGAACCAATCATTGCAAACATAGCCCAAAGCCAGACATCGATTCCAAGGAGAGGGGATTGTACCATATTTCCTGAAATAAGGCCATAAATGATACCAGCAAAGATTAATGCATCTGCATAGCGATCACAGACGGAGTCCAGAACTCCCCCAAACCGGGTGGTAAAATTCGAAGCGCGGGCAACTGCTCCGTCAAATACGTCAAAAATACCACTAAGTAAAAGCAGTACGCCACCCAGGATCATGCTACCCCTTGCAAACATAAAAGCTGCTATTGCACTGACAACAAGTCCAAGAACAGTCAGGGTATTCGGAGACAAAGGAATCCGGGCAGCAACAGGAAGAACTTTGACTCTTACGGTATCTTTTAAATCACCTAGAATTCGTTATCCCTCGCGATATTTGTTTCCGGTTTAGATAAAGGGATTCTTAGTATTAAAAGTGACTGGATTTGCAGGCAATGAAGGTTTCTAATCTCAAAATTGATGATAACACTGGAAATAGAAAGCGAAGAAGGAATTGGAACAACAGTAAAGTTATTGATTCCAAATAAATGAAAATAAAGAAGTGCATCAGACTTTATTATCGTTTTCAGACAATTTTCGAATAACTTTCTGCATGTTTAATTTAGCGTCATGGTAATCAGGATCAATGTGCAAAACATGGGCAAAGCAGTTGATAGCATCATCATATTCTTCCAGGTTTGAATGGGCTATCCCTTTATTGTTCCAGACAAAAGCTTTTTTCTCATCCGAAATTGAATGTCCTTCAAAAGAGATGTTTTCATAGCATTTGATGGCATCCTGATGTTTGCCAAGCATGCACAACATTAAGCCTTTGTTTATCCAGGCATTGTCATATGAAGGATCTATTTTGAGAACTTCGTCAAAACAGGAAAGAGCGCATTCCAGATCATAAAGATTGGAGCAGGCAACTCCTTTATTATACCAGACAAATGGATTAGTTGAATCAAGAGCCAGAGCCTTTTCAAAGCATTCAATCGCTGATTCATACTCACTCAAATCACAGTGAGCAATACCCTAATTTACCCACACAAGAGCCACTGCTTCATCTTTCCAGAGATGTGGGTCACGTGGACCTTCAAGAACCATGGAGTAATACTTGATTTTGTCTTCGGGATACTCCGAGTGAAAGGCCATATGAAACCATTTTTCAGCCGTTTTGTCTTCAGATGACACAATAAAACGCCTACCACATTAATGTAATCTGTTATTGCAGCAATAACGATAAAAGTTATAGTCAACGTTAACCTTCAAATACCTATTGTTTCTTTAAAAGCTGTAAATTACATCTACAAAAAACTCCAATTTACCTACTACTCCAGCGAAGTATCCCACATGACCAGAATTGCCGCATACTTTGATTTGAATCTACAAAATTCTTTTTTGGAGGATCTGAATAAGAAATTGCATGCTCGCAATCATTCAAACATCCGTATCTACTCTGAAAAAGAAGGTTGGAAATATACACATCTAGTTAAACCGGAATTTGGTTGTAAGAATATCATAATTGAAGCATCAACAGATAAAAAAAAAGATACATCAGGAGATGCAATTGTATTAGATTGCGATATTGTAAACCTTAACCATCTGGTGCAGAAGTATGCAGTAAGGATAAACAGTTCAAATGAAATCCTGAAAGAAATACTCAGGAAAAAACTTCAAGAAATTGCTCCTTCCAAAAAAAGCATTGCAGAAACTCTGGACAATACTCTCCGGGACGCGAGAGGATCTTATGCAATAATAGGCAAACTTGATAACTACGTATTTCTCTCCTGCGATCTCGAAGGGGTAAAAAATCTCTGGTATTCCTGCAAAAACGGGTTTGCAGCAGCTTCCGAAAAGAAATTCTTGCCAACAGATACGGATGCCGAAAAGCTGGACCCCAGAACAATTCTTGTTTTTGATACAGAAGAAAAAGCGTGTGAGTCTTTTAAGAGGGCGCATAATTTCGGATTCAGCAGAGCAGAAAAAGAATGTGATACTGCAGCCAAAGAATTACTGGAACTGGTGGAAGAAACTACTGATATCCGGATACCAGATGAACCGTTCGGAATCCTGTTTTCCGGAGGGCTGGACTCATCATTAATTGCGACTATTTGTAAAAAGGTGAATCCTGAAGCCCAATTTACCTGCTACACAGCAGGTTTTGGAGAAGAAAGTGAAGTCCCGGACGTGGAACATGCAAGAAGAGCAGCAGAAAGACTTGGGGTCAAATTAAAAATAGCAACCTTATCACTTGAACAGGCTGAAAAATATCTACAAAAACTTGTTCCCCTTCTTGAGACCACATCCGTTCCGATGGTGGGTGTGGGCCTTGCACTTTACGCAGCAACAAAGGCAGCCAGTGAAGATGGGATTAAAGTCCTTCTAACCGGCAGCGGAGCCGACGAGATGTTTGGGGGCTACAACAGACATAAAACAGCTGAAAACCTTTCAGAAGAATGCCTGAACGATACACTGAATATCCATATTCGTGATACCTACCGGGATGAACTAATCGGTTCAGAATGTGGCATAATCATGAGGGCTCCGCTTCTTGACAGGAAAGTGATGGAATATGCACTGGAACTTCCTGATGAATGCAAAATGCATGACGATGAGAACAAATATGTTTTGAGGCTGATAGCCGGGAAACTTGGAATGACTGAAGAAACCACCCACAGGCCAAAAAAGGCAGCACAATACGGAAGCCGATCCGATAAAGCAATTGAGAAGCTGGCAAAAAAATATGGATATAGCTGTAAATCCGATTATCTTGAAAGTCTGAAAAATGAAGATAAGCCTCCTTTAGGCGTGCTTTTCAGTTCGGGAAAAGACTGCACCTATGCCCTTCACCTTATGCACGATAAAGGATATCCAATCAAATGTCTCATCACTATCAGGAGCCAGAATCCCGATTCATACATGTTCCATACCCCAAATATCAATCTTGCACAGATGCAGGCTGATGCGATGGAAATTCCACTCATTGAATGGAACACCGAAGGGGAAAAGGAAGTCGAGCTCGAAGACCTGAAAAATGCACTCCAGGAAGCAATAGATAAGTTTGGTATCAGGGGAATCATAACCGGTGCCTTGCATTCAAATTACCAGAGAGAAAGGATAGAAAACATCTGCAGGGAACTTGGAATTGAAGCATTTTCTCCCCTCTGGGGCATGGATCAGGAGAACGAAATGAGAGAACTTCTTGATTATGGTTTTTCATTCATTTTCAGCAGCATTGCAGCATACGGGCTTAACAGCAATTGGGTTGGGAGAGAGATAGCCGAGGGAGATATTGAGAAGCTTGTAAAGCTTAATGAAAAGATAGGACTAAATGTTGCCGGAGAAGGCGGGGAGTTCGAGAGTTTTGTGCTGGATGCGCCACTTTTCAAGAAGAGAATTGAAATACTGGAAAGCAAGGTCATCGAACTTGACGAGTACACTGCGCGCTTTGTAATTGAAAAAGCTTTATTGGTGGACAAATAAAATATATTCATCAATTGGGAGGGTTTTAAGTGGGAAATATCAATCCAGATAAAAAGAAAGATGAAATTACTGACAAGGAAGCAGAGGATACCGAAGAAGAAATCGAAGACTGGTGTGAATCTTTCGTCGGTCCTGAAGATGAAATGACCGATGCTGACAAGCAGGTCAGTCAATGGTGTCGTCTGGAATCCGACGACAAGAAAAAGAAAGAAGATAAGGATTGAGACTGCTATAAATTATTCTTCGGGGTAAAAGAAATGGATCTTCCTGAACACCAGACAAAAATCGTATGTACAATCGGCCCTGCCTCATCTTCTGAAAGTAAGTTGAAGCAATTGATTCCTGCAGGCCTGAATGTTGCCCGCCTGAATTTTTCCCATGGAGATCTTGAGCAGCACCGAAATACCATTAAAAATATCCGCAAAGCTGCCTCTGATCTTAATGCTATTGTTAATATAATGGTTGACTTGCCCGGGCCCCGAATAAGAGTTGGAGACATGGGTGATGAGCCCGTTGACATCGAAACCGGGAATTTTGTCTATTTAACTACGGATGAAGTAAAAGGCAATTCGGAAATAATTCCTGTCAACTATAGCCAGCTATATGACAGTCTTGAACCTAATTCGAATGTATACCTCAATGATGGATTTATCCAGCTACTGTGCCATGAAATAACGGATAAAGGTGCCAGGTGTGAAGTTCTCGTCGGAGGAATACTATCATCACATAAAGGAATGAATCTTCCCCGTTCAAAGCTTTTTATCGATTCTATCACAGAGAAAGACCTGGAGTTCATGGATTTCGCTCTTTCAGAAGGGATTCATACCTTTAGCCTTTCATTCATAGAAAAAGCAGATGATGTCAAAAAAGCCCGCGAATTTGCTGCAAGTAAAGGTAAAAATGTCTACCTGATAGCAAAAATCGAAAGAGAGACTGCTGTCCAGAATATCGATGCTATCATCGAAGAAGCAGATGCTATTATGCTTGCACGAGGCGATCTTGGAGTAGAGGTTCCCATCGAAGGAGTGCCAATACTTCAAAAGGTAATCATTCACAAGGCGAATCTTGCGGGCAAACCTGTGATTACCGCAACCCACATGCTCGAATCCATGATTGAAAACAACCGTCCTACAAGAGCTGAAGTAACCGATGTCGCAAACGCCATCCTTGATGGCACCGATGCCGTAATGCTCTCCGGTGAAACCACAATCGGAAAATACCCGGTTGCATCAGTTCGCATGATGGCTGAAATTGCCGAAAGGACCGAAAGCTGGAGAAATGAAACCGGCTGGGGCCTGGATATCCTGACAAAAGGGATTGATAAAATCGCAAGTTCCATCAGAGCAAAATATAATGAGGGAGCGGTTTGTACCCTGGGTGACGATTTCGGCAATATTAACTCGTCCATAAGCGATGTGATAGCTCTGCAGGTGAATGAGGCCATCCAGAAGCTGAATGTGGACTATGTAATCACTCCAACGGTTTCCGGACGAACACCACGTCATATTTCCAGATTTAAGCCCAAATGCTGGATATATGCAATGAGCAAAAATTCCGATATATGCGAGCAGCTTGCATTGTCATACGGCGTATACCCAATCTGTGTTAAAGACGGAAAAGAGGATTGGGAAAACCAGGCAATTGATATTCTGAAGGATATGGACATTGCATACTGTGGTGAACTTGTGGTGCTTACTCAGGGTGCAAGCTCAGAATCCGGAAGCGGAACAAATCTGCTGAAGATTTTCAACATTGAGTGAGTAAATTGTACAACTCCCAATACACAGGAAATCAAGAATGGAAAGTATCCTGATATTCGCCCTTACACTCATTGGAATCACTGCTATTCTCTGGCGTTTCAGGCTACCTCCCTTTTTCGCCCTGACAGGAGCTGCACTTTTTTACGGTTTTCTTTCCGGCATGCAGGAGATGACAATTGTTTTTACGACACAGGGAGCCGGAAAAATATTTGCACTACTTGCAATTCCCATATTTTGCGGGTCCCTCATCGCACAGGTTGTCAGGCAGGAAAAATACGGATCAAGAATCGTTACGGATATTGAGAAGCTTTCAGGAAAACCGGCTCTTTCATCAGGTATCGTGGGTTACCTGCTTTCAATACCACTGATGTGCTGCATGACAGCCTATGTTGTAATGGTGCCTCTTGTGGAAAACCTGAAAGTGGATGAACATGTCAGGAAAAAATGTTTCTATGCAGCAGCTATCGGCAGTACTCTCTCATTTGTCCTCCTGTTTCCCCTTCCTGTGCTATACAGTATTACTACTAACCTTGGAATTGAGAATGTTGCCGCCTTTAATGGAATAACCTTACCTGCTTCAATTGTACTGTTTATTATTGGTTATCTTGTACTCTGGAAAAAGGATGTTCTTGCAGATGTATGGAAAGGCAGTGATGAGTTAGCTAAAAACATATCGAGAATTGCGTGGATTCCGATACTTCTGCCAATACTATTACTTGCAATCGGCTATGCTTATCAGGGATTCAGTCTTCTGACAAATATCAACCTGGCTATGTTTCTTGCAGCCCTGTTCTCCCTTTTTCTGCTCAAAGAAAAGAATCGCAGTGTTGTTTTCGAAAAAGGAACAAAGAATGCTGGCATAATTCTACTTGATCTTTGTGGTGCCGGAGCCCTGGGAGGAGTGATTGCTGCAAGCTCTCTTGCAGACGATACCTACCTTTTACTTGAAGGAGCATTCCCTATAATCGTTATTCCATTCATTCTGGCAGCACTTGTGCAAACCGCACAGGGTTCCAG
The window above is part of the Methanohalophilus levihalophilus genome. Proteins encoded here:
- a CDS encoding recombinase family protein — translated: MPAGKSTVVQPGIHNPGKVAYARVSADHQNLDSQLDALVSAGFRKNEILVDVESGTHDGRKAYQDLCELIRKGNISEVWVYRIDRLGRNHYELVSFLKLLEDSGCELISLCEPFVKEWRSFSWAFRATWEALGDARYELMRLKERQKAGITAAKGRGKHLGRPRKKKS
- the purQ gene encoding phosphoribosylformylglycinamidine synthase I, with product MSIAIVQFGGSNCDLDVLHVLKDVVGADANLVWYKDADLSDYEGAVIPGGFSYGDYLRSGAIASRTPIMDSVRRMAEDGKPILGICNGFQILTESGLLDGALATNRYPKFRCEWTYLRVENTNTPFTSGFKEGQIVRIPIAHKDGNYYINDLGLENLEENNQVAFRYVDEKGNATGEANPNGSRNNIAGISNSEGNVVGLMPHPERASEDILGSADGLAMFKSMVEHC
- the purS gene encoding phosphoribosylformylglycinamidine synthase subunit PurS, with translation MRYSAEVTVKLKAGMLDPEGTTIKRALEHLGYFPDSVRSAKEYLIELEAESSDMARDQIDQMCQKLIANPIIHDYTIDLREIE
- a CDS encoding CDP-alcohol phosphatidyltransferase family protein, with translation MSPNTLTVLGLVVSAIAAFMFARGSMILGGVLLLLSGIFDVFDGAVARASNFTTRFGGVLDSVCDRYADALIFAGIIYGLISGNMVQSPLLGIDVWLWAMFAMIGSFLVSYTRARAEAAGSGVLNVGIAERSERMILLIIAAFTGFLGPILAFIALITHVTLLQRIISAKERL
- a CDS encoding tetratricopeptide repeat protein, whose protein sequence is MSEYESAIECFEKALALDSTNPFVWYNKGVACSNLYDLECALSCFDEVLKIDPSYDNAWINKGLMLCMLGKHQDAIKCYENISFEGHSISDEKKAFVWNNKGIAHSNLEEYDDAINCFAHVLHIDPDYHDAKLNMQKVIRKLSENDNKV
- a CDS encoding diphthine--ammonia ligase; translated protein: MTRIAAYFDLNLQNSFLEDLNKKLHARNHSNIRIYSEKEGWKYTHLVKPEFGCKNIIIEASTDKKKDTSGDAIVLDCDIVNLNHLVQKYAVRINSSNEILKEILRKKLQEIAPSKKSIAETLDNTLRDARGSYAIIGKLDNYVFLSCDLEGVKNLWYSCKNGFAAASEKKFLPTDTDAEKLDPRTILVFDTEEKACESFKRAHNFGFSRAEKECDTAAKELLELVEETTDIRIPDEPFGILFSGGLDSSLIATICKKVNPEAQFTCYTAGFGEESEVPDVEHARRAAERLGVKLKIATLSLEQAEKYLQKLVPLLETTSVPMVGVGLALYAATKAASEDGIKVLLTGSGADEMFGGYNRHKTAENLSEECLNDTLNIHIRDTYRDELIGSECGIIMRAPLLDRKVMEYALELPDECKMHDDENKYVLRLIAGKLGMTEETTHRPKKAAQYGSRSDKAIEKLAKKYGYSCKSDYLESLKNEDKPPLGVLFSSGKDCTYALHLMHDKGYPIKCLITIRSQNPDSYMFHTPNINLAQMQADAMEIPLIEWNTEGEKEVELEDLKNALQEAIDKFGIRGIITGALHSNYQRERIENICRELGIEAFSPLWGMDQENEMRELLDYGFSFIFSSIAAYGLNSNWVGREIAEGDIEKLVKLNEKIGLNVAGEGGEFESFVLDAPLFKKRIEILESKVIELDEYTARFVIEKALLVDK
- the pyk gene encoding pyruvate kinase, with amino-acid sequence MDLPEHQTKIVCTIGPASSSESKLKQLIPAGLNVARLNFSHGDLEQHRNTIKNIRKAASDLNAIVNIMVDLPGPRIRVGDMGDEPVDIETGNFVYLTTDEVKGNSEIIPVNYSQLYDSLEPNSNVYLNDGFIQLLCHEITDKGARCEVLVGGILSSHKGMNLPRSKLFIDSITEKDLEFMDFALSEGIHTFSLSFIEKADDVKKAREFAASKGKNVYLIAKIERETAVQNIDAIIEEADAIMLARGDLGVEVPIEGVPILQKVIIHKANLAGKPVITATHMLESMIENNRPTRAEVTDVANAILDGTDAVMLSGETTIGKYPVASVRMMAEIAERTESWRNETGWGLDILTKGIDKIASSIRAKYNEGAVCTLGDDFGNINSSISDVIALQVNEAIQKLNVDYVITPTVSGRTPRHISRFKPKCWIYAMSKNSDICEQLALSYGVYPICVKDGKEDWENQAIDILKDMDIAYCGELVVLTQGASSESGSGTNLLKIFNIE
- a CDS encoding GntP family permease; the encoded protein is MESILIFALTLIGITAILWRFRLPPFFALTGAALFYGFLSGMQEMTIVFTTQGAGKIFALLAIPIFCGSLIAQVVRQEKYGSRIVTDIEKLSGKPALSSGIVGYLLSIPLMCCMTAYVVMVPLVENLKVDEHVRKKCFYAAAIGSTLSFVLLFPLPVLYSITTNLGIENVAAFNGITLPASIVLFIIGYLVLWKKDVLADVWKGSDELAKNISRIAWIPILLPILLLAIGYAYQGFSLLTNINLAMFLAALFSLFLLKEKNRSVVFEKGTKNAGIILLDLCGAGALGGVIAASSLADDTYLLLEGAFPIIVIPFILAALVQTAQGSRVVTAIVASSIIAQSSYAAELTASSLILMISAGTLIVSYVTDPYFWLIQRTTKDSIREVICNYTLPLATLGLLLFAATLVLDAFLF